One window of the Hemitrygon akajei chromosome 5, sHemAka1.3, whole genome shotgun sequence genome contains the following:
- the LOC140727719 gene encoding kelch-like protein 9 isoform X2 — MPLKWKLSNSPIERRFMVSVLKASRAATVSPTYISLVEEGTFPLKVPLSSGRMEDSKNCQSSVSLGAPQTFNSETHSSAVLQGFNNLRNEGLLCDVTLVPGDSDEKFPVHRAMMASASDYFKAMFTGGMKEQELNSIKLHGISKTGLKNIVEFIYTSKLALNVDNLQDILEAASFLQILPILEFCKELLISQVSVENCVEFGRIANTFHLTKLHNFIKDFIVKNFSTVLSNGEFLKLSLDQLLSVLSSDSLKCCSELQLFKATCQWLNHEECRMQFAAKLMKNIRFPLMTPQELLEHVQNVEFMRNDTSCVNLLLEASNYQMLPHMQPIMQSERTRIRSNSTHLVTLGGVLRQQLLVSKELRLFDESAQKWRPLATMDVPRYQHGVAVIGNFLFVVGGQSNYDTKGKTAVDSTYRYDPRYNNWKQMASLNEKRTFFHLSALKGNLYAVGGRNAAGELATVERYHTAMNEWSFVTKLAEPHYGHAGTVHGGYMYISGGITHDTFQKELLCYNPETNTWSRKRDMSTVRGLHCMCSIEDRLYVIGGNHFRGTSDYDDVLCCEYYCPISDQWTEIAPMLRGQSDVGVAVFNKNIYVIGGYSWNNRCMVEIVQKYDPEKNEWQKVFDVPESLGGIRACTLTVHVPEDEIESSSQDSPFLGR, encoded by the exons CTCTCTGGTAGAAGAGGGCACTTTTCCGCTGAAAGTGCCTTTGTCCTCTGGCAGGATGGAAGATTCAAAAAACTGTCAGTCTTCAGTTTCTCTTGGGGCTCCTCAGACGTTCAATAGTGAGACTCACAGCTCGGCTGTGCTGCAG ggATTTAACAACCTGAGGAATGAAGGTTTACTTTGCGACGTCACTTTGGTGCCAGGAGACAGCGATGAAAAGTTTCCTGTGCACAGAGCTATGATGGCATCAGCAAGTGACTATTTTAAGGCTATGTTCACGG GTGGCATGAAGGAACAGGAGCTGAATTCTATCAAGCTGCATGGAATAAGCAAGACAGGACTGAAAAATATTGTAGAATTCATCTACACATCAAAGTTGGCTCTCAATGTGGACAATCTCCAGGACATACTAGAAGCAGCAAGCTTCCTCCAGATATTGCCTATCCTTGAGTTTTGTAAGGAGCTTCTAATTTCTCAG GTCTCGGTTGAAAACTGTGTAGAATTTGGACGTATTGCCAACACATTCCACTTGACCAAATTGCATAACTTTATCAAAGACTTTATTGTAAAGAACTTCTCGACAGTGCTAAGCAATGGGGAGTTTCTGAAGCTTTCCCTTGACCAGCTTCTCTCTGTGCTCAGCAGTGACAGCCTAAAATGCTGCTCTGAACTACAGCTGTTTAAGGCCACCTGTCAGTGGCTGAATCATGAGGAATGCCGAATGCAGTTTGCTGCAAAACTGATGAAGAACATTCGCTTCCCGCTGATGACACCACAGGAGCTCCTCGAACACGTGCAGAATGTGGAGTTCATGCGAAATGATACTAGCTGTGTTAACCTCCTACTGGAAGCTAGCAACTACCAGATGTTGCCACACATGCAACCAATCATGCAGTCGGAAAGGACGAGGATCCGTTCCAACTCAACCCACCTGGTAACACTGGGTGGCGTGCTCCGCCAGCAACTCCTAGTGAGCAAAGAGCTGCGCTTGTTTGATGAGAGTGCGCAGAAATGGAGGCCCTTGGCTACGATGGATGTGCCGCGTTACCAGCATGGCGTAGCTGTGATTGGAAACTTCCTCTTTGTCGTCGGTGGGCAGAGCAACTACGACACAAAAGGAAAAACTGCTGTTGATTCGACGTACAGATATGACCCCCGTTACAACAACTGGAAACAGATGGCTTCACTAAATGAAAAGAGAACCTTCTTCCATTTAAGTGCCCTTAAAGGAAATCTGTATGCAGTGGGTGGCCGGAATGCAGCTGGAGAATTAG CAACAGTGGAACGCTACCATACAGCAATGAATGAATGGTCTTTCGTCACTAAACTGGCTGAACCTCATTACGGACATGCGGGTACTGTTCACGGGGGATACATGTACATATCAG GTGGGATTACTCATGATACATTTCAGAAAGAGCTACTGTGCTATAATCCAGAAACTAACACCTGGTCCCGGAAGAGAGACATGTCCACTGTGCGTGGGCTACACTGTATGTGTTCCATTGAAGATCGCCTTTACGTTATTGGAGGGAACCATTTTCGCGGGACAAGTGACTATGatgatgtactgtgttgtgagtACTATTGCCCCATTAGCGATCAGTGGACTGAGATTGCTCCAATGCTACGCGGACAGAGTGACGTTGGTGTAGCAGTTTTCAACAAGAACATATACGTTATTGGAGGCTACTCATGGAACAATCGTTGTATGGTAGAAATTGTCCAGAAGTATGATCCAGAAAAAAATGAATGGCAGAAAGTTTTTGACGTACCCGAATCACTTGGTGGCATACGGGCATGCACCCTGACAGTTCACGTGCCAGAGGATGAAATAGAATCATCATCCCAAGACTCTCCATTTTTGGGA agatga
- the LOC140727719 gene encoding kelch-like protein 9 isoform X1 has translation MPLKWKLSNSPIERRFMVSVLKASRAATVSPTYISLVEEGTFPLKVPLSSGRMEDSKNCQSSVSLGAPQTFNSETHSSAVLQGFNNLRNEGLLCDVTLVPGDSDEKFPVHRAMMASASDYFKAMFTGGMKEQELNSIKLHGISKTGLKNIVEFIYTSKLALNVDNLQDILEAASFLQILPILEFCKELLISQVSVENCVEFGRIANTFHLTKLHNFIKDFIVKNFSTVLSNGEFLKLSLDQLLSVLSSDSLKCCSELQLFKATCQWLNHEECRMQFAAKLMKNIRFPLMTPQELLEHVQNVEFMRNDTSCVNLLLEASNYQMLPHMQPIMQSERTRIRSNSTHLVTLGGVLRQQLLVSKELRLFDESAQKWRPLATMDVPRYQHGVAVIGNFLFVVGGQSNYDTKGKTAVDSTYRYDPRYNNWKQMASLNEKRTFFHLSALKGNLYAVGGRNAAGELATVERYHTAMNEWSFVTKLAEPHYGHAGTVHGGYMYISGGITHDTFQKELLCYNPETNTWSRKRDMSTVRGLHCMCSIEDRLYVIGGNHFRGTSDYDDVLCCEYYCPISDQWTEIAPMLRGQSDVGVAVFNKNIYVIGGYSWNNRCMVEIVQKYDPEKNEWQKVFDVPESLGGIRACTLTVHVPEDEIESSSQDSPFLGVSGTTSFNIKC, from the exons CTCTCTGGTAGAAGAGGGCACTTTTCCGCTGAAAGTGCCTTTGTCCTCTGGCAGGATGGAAGATTCAAAAAACTGTCAGTCTTCAGTTTCTCTTGGGGCTCCTCAGACGTTCAATAGTGAGACTCACAGCTCGGCTGTGCTGCAG ggATTTAACAACCTGAGGAATGAAGGTTTACTTTGCGACGTCACTTTGGTGCCAGGAGACAGCGATGAAAAGTTTCCTGTGCACAGAGCTATGATGGCATCAGCAAGTGACTATTTTAAGGCTATGTTCACGG GTGGCATGAAGGAACAGGAGCTGAATTCTATCAAGCTGCATGGAATAAGCAAGACAGGACTGAAAAATATTGTAGAATTCATCTACACATCAAAGTTGGCTCTCAATGTGGACAATCTCCAGGACATACTAGAAGCAGCAAGCTTCCTCCAGATATTGCCTATCCTTGAGTTTTGTAAGGAGCTTCTAATTTCTCAG GTCTCGGTTGAAAACTGTGTAGAATTTGGACGTATTGCCAACACATTCCACTTGACCAAATTGCATAACTTTATCAAAGACTTTATTGTAAAGAACTTCTCGACAGTGCTAAGCAATGGGGAGTTTCTGAAGCTTTCCCTTGACCAGCTTCTCTCTGTGCTCAGCAGTGACAGCCTAAAATGCTGCTCTGAACTACAGCTGTTTAAGGCCACCTGTCAGTGGCTGAATCATGAGGAATGCCGAATGCAGTTTGCTGCAAAACTGATGAAGAACATTCGCTTCCCGCTGATGACACCACAGGAGCTCCTCGAACACGTGCAGAATGTGGAGTTCATGCGAAATGATACTAGCTGTGTTAACCTCCTACTGGAAGCTAGCAACTACCAGATGTTGCCACACATGCAACCAATCATGCAGTCGGAAAGGACGAGGATCCGTTCCAACTCAACCCACCTGGTAACACTGGGTGGCGTGCTCCGCCAGCAACTCCTAGTGAGCAAAGAGCTGCGCTTGTTTGATGAGAGTGCGCAGAAATGGAGGCCCTTGGCTACGATGGATGTGCCGCGTTACCAGCATGGCGTAGCTGTGATTGGAAACTTCCTCTTTGTCGTCGGTGGGCAGAGCAACTACGACACAAAAGGAAAAACTGCTGTTGATTCGACGTACAGATATGACCCCCGTTACAACAACTGGAAACAGATGGCTTCACTAAATGAAAAGAGAACCTTCTTCCATTTAAGTGCCCTTAAAGGAAATCTGTATGCAGTGGGTGGCCGGAATGCAGCTGGAGAATTAG CAACAGTGGAACGCTACCATACAGCAATGAATGAATGGTCTTTCGTCACTAAACTGGCTGAACCTCATTACGGACATGCGGGTACTGTTCACGGGGGATACATGTACATATCAG GTGGGATTACTCATGATACATTTCAGAAAGAGCTACTGTGCTATAATCCAGAAACTAACACCTGGTCCCGGAAGAGAGACATGTCCACTGTGCGTGGGCTACACTGTATGTGTTCCATTGAAGATCGCCTTTACGTTATTGGAGGGAACCATTTTCGCGGGACAAGTGACTATGatgatgtactgtgttgtgagtACTATTGCCCCATTAGCGATCAGTGGACTGAGATTGCTCCAATGCTACGCGGACAGAGTGACGTTGGTGTAGCAGTTTTCAACAAGAACATATACGTTATTGGAGGCTACTCATGGAACAATCGTTGTATGGTAGAAATTGTCCAGAAGTATGATCCAGAAAAAAATGAATGGCAGAAAGTTTTTGACGTACCCGAATCACTTGGTGGCATACGGGCATGCACCCTGACAGTTCACGTGCCAGAGGATGAAATAGAATCATCATCCCAAGACTCTCCATTTTTGGGAGTAAGTGGAACGACTAGTTTTAATATTAAATGCTGA
- the LOC140727719 gene encoding kelch-like protein 13 isoform X3 produces the protein MEDSKNCQSSVSLGAPQTFNSETHSSAVLQGFNNLRNEGLLCDVTLVPGDSDEKFPVHRAMMASASDYFKAMFTGGMKEQELNSIKLHGISKTGLKNIVEFIYTSKLALNVDNLQDILEAASFLQILPILEFCKELLISQVSVENCVEFGRIANTFHLTKLHNFIKDFIVKNFSTVLSNGEFLKLSLDQLLSVLSSDSLKCCSELQLFKATCQWLNHEECRMQFAAKLMKNIRFPLMTPQELLEHVQNVEFMRNDTSCVNLLLEASNYQMLPHMQPIMQSERTRIRSNSTHLVTLGGVLRQQLLVSKELRLFDESAQKWRPLATMDVPRYQHGVAVIGNFLFVVGGQSNYDTKGKTAVDSTYRYDPRYNNWKQMASLNEKRTFFHLSALKGNLYAVGGRNAAGELATVERYHTAMNEWSFVTKLAEPHYGHAGTVHGGYMYISGGITHDTFQKELLCYNPETNTWSRKRDMSTVRGLHCMCSIEDRLYVIGGNHFRGTSDYDDVLCCEYYCPISDQWTEIAPMLRGQSDVGVAVFNKNIYVIGGYSWNNRCMVEIVQKYDPEKNEWQKVFDVPESLGGIRACTLTVHVPEDEIESSSQDSPFLGVSGTTSFNIKC, from the exons ATGGAAGATTCAAAAAACTGTCAGTCTTCAGTTTCTCTTGGGGCTCCTCAGACGTTCAATAGTGAGACTCACAGCTCGGCTGTGCTGCAG ggATTTAACAACCTGAGGAATGAAGGTTTACTTTGCGACGTCACTTTGGTGCCAGGAGACAGCGATGAAAAGTTTCCTGTGCACAGAGCTATGATGGCATCAGCAAGTGACTATTTTAAGGCTATGTTCACGG GTGGCATGAAGGAACAGGAGCTGAATTCTATCAAGCTGCATGGAATAAGCAAGACAGGACTGAAAAATATTGTAGAATTCATCTACACATCAAAGTTGGCTCTCAATGTGGACAATCTCCAGGACATACTAGAAGCAGCAAGCTTCCTCCAGATATTGCCTATCCTTGAGTTTTGTAAGGAGCTTCTAATTTCTCAG GTCTCGGTTGAAAACTGTGTAGAATTTGGACGTATTGCCAACACATTCCACTTGACCAAATTGCATAACTTTATCAAAGACTTTATTGTAAAGAACTTCTCGACAGTGCTAAGCAATGGGGAGTTTCTGAAGCTTTCCCTTGACCAGCTTCTCTCTGTGCTCAGCAGTGACAGCCTAAAATGCTGCTCTGAACTACAGCTGTTTAAGGCCACCTGTCAGTGGCTGAATCATGAGGAATGCCGAATGCAGTTTGCTGCAAAACTGATGAAGAACATTCGCTTCCCGCTGATGACACCACAGGAGCTCCTCGAACACGTGCAGAATGTGGAGTTCATGCGAAATGATACTAGCTGTGTTAACCTCCTACTGGAAGCTAGCAACTACCAGATGTTGCCACACATGCAACCAATCATGCAGTCGGAAAGGACGAGGATCCGTTCCAACTCAACCCACCTGGTAACACTGGGTGGCGTGCTCCGCCAGCAACTCCTAGTGAGCAAAGAGCTGCGCTTGTTTGATGAGAGTGCGCAGAAATGGAGGCCCTTGGCTACGATGGATGTGCCGCGTTACCAGCATGGCGTAGCTGTGATTGGAAACTTCCTCTTTGTCGTCGGTGGGCAGAGCAACTACGACACAAAAGGAAAAACTGCTGTTGATTCGACGTACAGATATGACCCCCGTTACAACAACTGGAAACAGATGGCTTCACTAAATGAAAAGAGAACCTTCTTCCATTTAAGTGCCCTTAAAGGAAATCTGTATGCAGTGGGTGGCCGGAATGCAGCTGGAGAATTAG CAACAGTGGAACGCTACCATACAGCAATGAATGAATGGTCTTTCGTCACTAAACTGGCTGAACCTCATTACGGACATGCGGGTACTGTTCACGGGGGATACATGTACATATCAG GTGGGATTACTCATGATACATTTCAGAAAGAGCTACTGTGCTATAATCCAGAAACTAACACCTGGTCCCGGAAGAGAGACATGTCCACTGTGCGTGGGCTACACTGTATGTGTTCCATTGAAGATCGCCTTTACGTTATTGGAGGGAACCATTTTCGCGGGACAAGTGACTATGatgatgtactgtgttgtgagtACTATTGCCCCATTAGCGATCAGTGGACTGAGATTGCTCCAATGCTACGCGGACAGAGTGACGTTGGTGTAGCAGTTTTCAACAAGAACATATACGTTATTGGAGGCTACTCATGGAACAATCGTTGTATGGTAGAAATTGTCCAGAAGTATGATCCAGAAAAAAATGAATGGCAGAAAGTTTTTGACGTACCCGAATCACTTGGTGGCATACGGGCATGCACCCTGACAGTTCACGTGCCAGAGGATGAAATAGAATCATCATCCCAAGACTCTCCATTTTTGGGAGTAAGTGGAACGACTAGTTTTAATATTAAATGCTGA